In Planifilum fulgidum, a single genomic region encodes these proteins:
- a CDS encoding CdaR family protein, with protein MDKWFESDTVLKLVALGLAIMLWMTVNEKPFPFTRGEEVQTTIRNVTLEVLYDKERLELTEAPPTVNLRLSGAPSSINRITPDSYRVYIDLRDLGPGKHRGIPVRWSGFPSGVKVESDPKAVSVTLEEKQQIEMPVQVDLVGDLPSGFKAGEPVIKPTKVLVRGSESLLEEVTAVKGVVNVKGSTETVSRSVALQVYGENGPLHKVEVTPSVVEVEVPITAPDKSVPLKVDVAKYPPEGYAIASLTTDVDRVTVYGPEETLNGLEVYPGPSLDLSGVTKDRTFELPIPPVDERLKVEPKTVKISVTIVKAKTKKLEKVPIRVNGLGDGLKAEVVSPKSGKIDLVVVGAPKLLDNIKLQDIRAVVDASNLPPGEHIRPIRVNLPAYVQLKGNPKLEARIRIKR; from the coding sequence ATGGATAAATGGTTTGAGAGCGATACCGTTTTAAAACTGGTTGCCCTCGGCTTGGCGATCATGTTGTGGATGACGGTGAACGAGAAGCCCTTTCCCTTCACCCGGGGGGAAGAGGTGCAGACGACCATTCGCAACGTGACGTTGGAGGTATTGTACGATAAGGAGAGGTTGGAGCTGACGGAGGCGCCCCCCACAGTCAATCTGAGGCTTTCCGGGGCCCCTTCCTCCATCAACCGCATCACTCCCGACTCGTACCGGGTCTACATCGACCTGAGGGATCTCGGGCCGGGCAAGCATCGGGGCATACCCGTGAGGTGGTCCGGCTTTCCCTCCGGAGTCAAAGTGGAGTCCGATCCGAAGGCGGTCAGCGTGACGCTGGAGGAGAAGCAGCAGATCGAAATGCCGGTTCAGGTGGACCTGGTCGGCGATCTTCCAAGCGGTTTCAAGGCGGGAGAGCCGGTGATCAAACCGACGAAGGTGTTGGTTCGGGGTTCCGAATCGCTTCTGGAGGAGGTGACGGCGGTCAAGGGGGTCGTCAACGTCAAAGGATCGACCGAAACCGTTTCCCGATCCGTCGCGTTACAAGTGTATGGGGAAAACGGGCCCCTTCACAAGGTGGAAGTGACCCCTTCGGTGGTTGAGGTGGAAGTGCCGATCACCGCTCCGGACAAATCGGTCCCCCTCAAAGTGGATGTGGCGAAATACCCACCGGAGGGATACGCCATCGCCAGCCTGACGACGGATGTGGACCGGGTGACCGTGTACGGGCCCGAGGAGACGTTGAACGGATTGGAGGTATACCCCGGCCCTTCGCTGGATTTGTCCGGTGTGACCAAGGATCGCACCTTTGAACTGCCCATTCCGCCGGTGGATGAACGCCTGAAAGTGGAACCGAAGACGGTAAAGATTTCTGTGACCATCGTCAAAGCGAAGACGAAAAAGCTGGAGAAAGTGCCGATCCGCGTCAACGGTTTGGGGGACGGGCTCAAGGCCGAGGTGGTTTCTCCCAAAAGCGGCAAAATCGATCTGGTGGTCGTCGGAGCGCCCAAGCTGCTGGACAACATCAAGCTGCAGGATATCCGTGCCGTCGTCGATGCTTCCAATTTGCCTCCGGGAGAGCACATCCGGCCGATACGGGTCAATCTCCCGGCCTATGTCCAATTGAAGGGCAATCCGAAGCTGGAGGCGAGAATCCGGATCAAACGATAA
- the cdaA gene encoding diadenylate cyclase CdaA, which produces MDVLGGLTRYLSDVVDILIISYIIYRLLLLLRGTRAVQLLKGLTVVLAAWVFSSVFQLSTLQWLIENLFSVGVIVLFIIFQPELRRALEQLGRGGFFGRSRQMEDQLVTKMVGELIKAIGHLSKRRIGALIIIERETGLSDYVESGIRLEAALSAELLINIFLPNTPLHDGAVIVRKDRIMAAGCYLPLSENPFISKELGTRHRAGIGMSEVSDAISVIVSEETGSISLAIHGQLERGLSEEELLTRLYQELKPAERRANFWVRKGDPDG; this is translated from the coding sequence ATGGATGTTCTCGGCGGATTGACCCGATACTTGAGCGATGTAGTGGACATTCTGATCATCAGTTACATCATTTACAGGTTGCTGCTGCTGCTTCGGGGGACCCGGGCGGTTCAACTGCTGAAGGGGCTCACCGTGGTGCTGGCCGCCTGGGTGTTCAGCAGCGTTTTTCAATTGTCCACCCTTCAATGGTTGATCGAGAACCTGTTTTCCGTCGGCGTGATCGTTCTCTTCATCATTTTCCAGCCCGAATTGCGCCGGGCTCTGGAGCAGCTGGGACGGGGCGGCTTTTTCGGGCGCAGCCGGCAGATGGAGGATCAGCTCGTCACCAAGATGGTGGGGGAGCTGATCAAGGCGATCGGGCATCTGTCGAAGCGGCGAATCGGTGCGTTGATCATCATAGAGCGCGAGACGGGGCTTTCCGACTACGTCGAGTCCGGAATCCGTCTGGAAGCAGCGTTGAGCGCGGAGCTTTTGATCAACATTTTTCTTCCCAACACCCCTCTGCACGACGGCGCGGTGATCGTCCGCAAGGACCGGATCATGGCCGCCGGGTGTTACCTGCCTTTGTCCGAAAATCCGTTTATCAGCAAGGAACTGGGGACGAGGCATCGCGCGGGAATCGGCATGAGCGAAGTGTCCGACGCCATTTCCGTGATCGTTTCCGAGGAGACGGGAAGCATTTCCCTGGCCATTCACGGACAGTTGGAACGGGGGCTTTCGGAGGAGGAATTGCTGACCCGGTTGTATCAGGAGTTGAAGCCGGCGGAGCGGAGGGCCAACTTCTGGGTCCGAAAGGGGGACCCTGATGGATAA